A stretch of the Balneola vulgaris DSM 17893 genome encodes the following:
- the greA gene encoding transcription elongation factor GreA: protein MSNIQYLSQEGYDKLDAELKDLKTRGRKEIAADIAEARAKGDLSENAEYDAAKEAQGHLEDRITKLEDILANARVLDAKDLDLSQVRVLTKVTILNKKMNKEMQYTLVSPNEADFKQGKISIESPIGQGLMGKAIGDVVEVKVPAGTLELEIKNIEI, encoded by the coding sequence ATGAGCAATATTCAATATTTATCTCAAGAAGGTTACGATAAATTAGATGCTGAGTTAAAGGATTTAAAAACACGTGGAAGAAAAGAAATTGCAGCTGATATTGCTGAAGCACGTGCTAAAGGGGATTTAAGTGAAAATGCAGAGTACGACGCAGCAAAGGAAGCTCAAGGGCATTTAGAAGACCGTATTACGAAATTAGAAGACATTTTAGCCAATGCCCGTGTATTGGATGCTAAAGATTTAGATTTATCTCAAGTGAGAGTGTTAACAAAGGTTACCATTCTGAATAAGAAGATGAATAAAGAAATGCAGTATACCCTCGTATCTCCAAATGAAGCAGATTTCAAACAAGGTAAGATTTCCATCGAATCTCCAATTGGTCAAGGACTTATGGGTAAAGCCATTGGCGATGTAGTGGAAGTTAAAGTTCCTGCTGGCACCTTAGAATTAGAGATCAAGAATATAGAAATCTAA
- a CDS encoding TCR/Tet family MFS transporter: protein MSKEPRKAALAFIFVTVLIDVTGLGIIIPIIPALIVELTGEGLSKAAIYGGWLMFVYASTQFLFAPIIGGLSDRFGRRPVLLFSLFGFGIDYILIGLSTNIVWLFIARLISGITGASITTASAYIADISAPEKRAQNFGLIGAAFGLGFIIGPVIGGLLGQYGTRVPFFAAAALTLVNVLYGFFVLPESLPKEERRPFNIKRANPLGSLKQFKQFPGIMGLVGVFALIYLAGHATNSTWTYYTMQKFEWDEKMVGISLGVVGLCVAVVQGGLTRIVIPKLGEVKSVYFGLLLYFLGYIGFAFSPTGLFMLIMIAPFSLGGFAGPSLQGIASNKVPANQQGELQGALTSLVSFTSIFGPPMMTGLFGYFTSSASPISFPGAPFLAGGILMLLALILAYYQLSVLKRVSAEANTEE from the coding sequence ATGTCAAAAGAACCCCGTAAGGCCGCTTTAGCCTTTATATTTGTAACCGTACTTATTGATGTCACAGGACTAGGTATCATCATACCGATTATTCCCGCGCTCATTGTTGAATTAACAGGAGAGGGTTTAAGTAAAGCGGCGATATATGGTGGCTGGTTGATGTTCGTGTATGCTTCAACTCAATTTCTATTCGCGCCTATTATTGGTGGACTTAGTGATCGCTTTGGCCGAAGACCTGTACTACTGTTTTCGTTATTTGGCTTTGGCATCGATTATATACTAATAGGTCTTTCAACAAATATCGTGTGGCTGTTTATTGCACGATTAATATCTGGAATCACAGGAGCTAGTATTACAACGGCTAGTGCGTATATAGCAGATATTAGTGCTCCTGAGAAGAGAGCTCAGAACTTCGGATTAATTGGTGCTGCATTTGGCTTAGGCTTTATAATTGGCCCAGTGATAGGAGGGTTATTAGGTCAGTATGGAACTAGAGTTCCGTTTTTTGCTGCAGCTGCGCTTACACTAGTTAATGTACTGTATGGATTTTTTGTATTGCCAGAATCGCTTCCTAAAGAAGAGAGAAGACCTTTTAATATTAAAAGAGCGAACCCGCTTGGTTCATTAAAACAATTCAAACAATTCCCTGGGATAATGGGATTGGTAGGTGTATTTGCACTCATTTACTTAGCAGGCCATGCTACAAATAGTACATGGACTTACTACACCATGCAGAAATTCGAATGGGACGAGAAAATGGTGGGTATCTCATTAGGAGTGGTAGGTTTGTGTGTGGCGGTAGTTCAAGGTGGGTTAACGCGTATAGTTATTCCAAAGCTTGGTGAAGTTAAATCCGTCTATTTTGGGCTATTGCTCTACTTTTTAGGGTATATCGGCTTTGCGTTTTCACCAACAGGTTTATTCATGTTAATCATGATTGCGCCATTTAGTTTAGGGGGCTTTGCCGGTCCATCACTGCAAGGAATAGCTTCAAATAAAGTCCCCGCTAATCAACAAGGTGAGTTACAAGGAGCTTTAACGAGTTTAGTAAGCTTTACCTCCATTTTTGGTCCACCTATGATGACAGGGTTGTTTGGGTACTTCACTTCCTCAGCATCACCCATTTCATTTCCAGGAGCTCCTTTTTTAGCGGGAGGAATTCTGATGTTACTAGCACTTATTTTAGCTTATTATCAGTTATCAGTACTTAAAAGGGTATCAGCTGAGGCTAATACAGAAGAATAG
- a CDS encoding RNA methyltransferase, producing MAQKLSTKEILEENLANAAPEKLQRVKVVLHNIRSLHNVGSVFRSSDAFGISEIIISGYTPTPPRPEITKTAIGAEEFVNWSYVEDPTDTFYELKKKGYTIFGMEQTTNSIPLTDFDTQQYEDICIVMGNEVTGIDEDILSHIDQFIMIPQFGQKHSLNVSVAAAVMLYALLEKMSH from the coding sequence ATGGCTCAAAAATTATCTACAAAAGAGATTCTTGAAGAAAACCTAGCTAATGCAGCTCCCGAAAAGCTCCAAAGGGTAAAGGTGGTACTGCATAATATTAGGAGTTTACACAATGTAGGGTCTGTATTCAGATCCTCGGATGCCTTTGGGATTTCTGAAATCATCATATCTGGCTACACACCCACTCCTCCACGACCTGAAATAACCAAAACGGCTATTGGAGCAGAAGAGTTTGTGAATTGGTCGTATGTAGAAGACCCAACCGATACGTTTTATGAGCTTAAAAAGAAAGGCTATACCATATTTGGAATGGAGCAAACTACCAATAGTATTCCTCTAACAGACTTTGACACTCAGCAATATGAAGATATATGCATTGTTATGGGAAATGAGGTAACCGGCATTGATGAGGACATTCTTAGTCATATAGACCAATTCATAATGATTCCTCAATTCGGCCAAAAACATTCCTTAAATGTATCGGTAGCTGCCGCAGTGATGCTGTATGCATTGCTTGAAAAAATGAGTCATTAA